In one Streptomyces sp. T12 genomic region, the following are encoded:
- a CDS encoding trans-aconitate 2-methyltransferase yields MSSLDIVEAERLEASNLFYRDPALYDDVQSASDSASICRELIYRHCPEARTLLDFGCGTGRDLELLARRFDCVGVDLQPGLVDYARRTRPGLDVRVGDMRSVRLGHTADVLVCLGNSLAYVHDNADVRAAFQTFAAHAHPDTLLVLCSPVAPIESRSSQQARVDTRLGAATVTISYEWDLRTQINTMRRHWVFDSGEECHDAIRRRVLGPRELELHALLAGFEVFEIVNEAGALPVLGPGAYTVARYQG; encoded by the coding sequence ATGAGCAGCCTGGACATCGTGGAGGCAGAACGCCTCGAAGCGTCGAACCTTTTCTACCGGGACCCCGCGCTGTACGACGACGTGCAGTCCGCCAGCGACAGTGCGAGCATCTGCCGGGAACTCATCTACCGGCACTGCCCGGAAGCCCGGACGCTGCTGGACTTCGGCTGCGGCACCGGAAGAGACCTGGAGCTGCTTGCCCGGCGCTTCGACTGCGTCGGCGTTGATCTCCAGCCCGGCCTGGTCGACTACGCCCGCCGCACGCGCCCCGGACTCGACGTCCGGGTCGGGGACATGCGCTCCGTCCGACTCGGCCACACCGCCGACGTCCTGGTGTGCCTGGGCAACTCGCTCGCCTACGTGCACGACAACGCGGACGTCCGGGCAGCGTTCCAGACCTTCGCCGCGCACGCGCACCCGGACACCCTGCTCGTCTTGTGCTCTCCAGTGGCCCCGATCGAGTCCCGCAGCTCTCAACAGGCCCGCGTCGACACCCGCCTCGGGGCCGCCACGGTGACCATCAGCTACGAGTGGGACCTGCGAACACAGATCAACACCATGCGCCGACACTGGGTATTCGACTCGGGCGAGGAGTGCCACGATGCCATCCGGCGGCGTGTTCTCGGCCCTCGCGAACTGGAGCTGCATGCGCTCCTCGCCGGTTTCGAGGTCTTTGAGATCGTCAACGAAGCTGGCGCACTGCCTGTCCTGGGTCCAGGCGCCTACACGGTGGCTCGCTATCAGGGGTAA
- a CDS encoding helix-turn-helix domain-containing protein, protein MQDSAETGMAAAVGPCASIPADHMAFIRQVLDRVGDKWSMLIIAVLEVGPMRYTDLQRQIPGISQRMLTHTLRQLTEDGLISRTAYAEVPPRVEYALTPLGGGLNEIVKQLIGWAAHHHDEIRANRSRPGAAASPSRS, encoded by the coding sequence ATGCAGGACAGCGCGGAGACCGGGATGGCGGCGGCGGTCGGGCCGTGCGCGAGCATCCCCGCCGATCACATGGCCTTCATCCGCCAGGTCCTCGACCGCGTGGGTGACAAGTGGAGCATGTTGATCATCGCCGTCCTGGAGGTCGGCCCGATGCGTTACACCGACTTGCAGCGCCAGATCCCGGGCATCTCCCAGCGGATGCTGACCCACACCCTGCGCCAGCTCACCGAGGACGGCCTGATCAGCCGCACCGCCTACGCCGAGGTGCCGCCGCGCGTCGAGTACGCCCTCACCCCGCTAGGCGGCGGTCTGAACGAGATCGTCAAGCAGCTGATCGGCTGGGCGGCCCACCACCACGACGAGATCCGCGCCAACCGCTCCCGCCCGGGCGCCGCAGCATCCCCGTCACGGTCCTGA
- a CDS encoding DsbA family protein: MKVEIWAEVTCPWCGLGSHRLDRAVERFEHSDQVDVVHRSFPLAGGFPADRTVSVSEALLSKHGISGTQAKAATRQIETLAGAEGLSPYRVLDNVVGNTELAHEFLAHASAEGKNREAWDTIFRTYFGKAEPVFALDDLLHLSDELGLDRSLTRQVLTDRRYRTQVKDDARRAQGLGATGAPFIVVDGRYGVPGAQDSDTLLDLLQTAWDETHPIILTPVGDAPGCGPDGCAVPARP; encoded by the coding sequence ATGAAAGTAGAGATCTGGGCCGAGGTCACCTGCCCCTGGTGCGGGCTTGGCAGCCACCGTCTGGACCGGGCCGTGGAGCGATTCGAGCACAGCGACCAAGTGGACGTGGTCCACCGCTCCTTCCCGCTGGCTGGCGGCTTTCCCGCCGACCGCACGGTCAGCGTCAGCGAGGCCCTGCTGAGCAAGCACGGCATCAGCGGCACGCAGGCCAAGGCGGCGACCCGGCAGATCGAGACGCTCGCCGGCGCCGAGGGCCTGAGCCCCTACCGGGTGCTGGACAACGTCGTCGGCAACACCGAGCTGGCCCACGAGTTCCTGGCCCACGCCTCCGCCGAGGGCAAGAACCGCGAAGCCTGGGACACGATCTTCCGTACCTATTTCGGCAAGGCCGAGCCGGTCTTCGCCCTGGACGACCTGCTCCACCTCTCCGACGAGCTGGGCCTCGACCGCAGCCTGACGCGCCAGGTCCTCACCGACCGCCGCTACCGCACCCAGGTGAAGGACGACGCCCGCCGCGCTCAGGGCTTGGGCGCCACCGGCGCTCCGTTCATCGTCGTCGACGGCCGCTACGGCGTCCCCGGCGCGCAGGACAGCGACACCCTGCTCGACCTGCTGCAAACGGCCTGGGACGAAACCCACCCCATCATCCTCACCCCCGTGGGCGACGCCCCGGGCTGCGGCCCCGACGGCTGCGCCGTCCCCGCCCGTCCCTGA
- a CDS encoding FMN-dependent NADH-azoreductase gives MSYLLHIDSSSLGEASVSRQVAQSFRDQWQGPVVHRDLAVSPVPHLSAAGITARITDPAQHTPEQAKAAALQDELIAEFLGADAYLFTVPMYNLSMPSVFKAWLDQIIVDGRTLNHAGPSPAEGRPAVLISARGGGYGPGTPNHGLDYVVPALEAVLGNPNLLGLDVTAVTADLTMAPHAPALASLIPLHEASLADAHDQARRLAAALGTPSAA, from the coding sequence ATGTCGTATCTGCTGCACATCGACTCGTCCTCGCTTGGCGAAGCCTCCGTCTCCCGCCAGGTCGCCCAGTCCTTCCGCGACCAGTGGCAGGGCCCGGTCGTCCACCGCGACCTCGCCGTCTCGCCGGTGCCCCACCTGAGCGCCGCGGGCATCACGGCCCGCATCACCGACCCGGCCCAGCACACCCCCGAGCAGGCGAAGGCGGCTGCGCTCCAGGACGAGCTGATCGCGGAGTTCCTCGGCGCCGACGCCTACCTGTTCACGGTGCCGATGTACAACCTCTCGATGCCATCGGTGTTCAAGGCGTGGCTGGACCAGATCATCGTCGACGGCCGCACCCTGAACCACGCCGGTCCCTCTCCCGCCGAGGGACGGCCGGCCGTGCTGATCTCCGCCCGAGGCGGCGGCTACGGGCCTGGCACACCCAATCACGGCCTGGACTACGTGGTGCCCGCGCTGGAAGCGGTCCTGGGCAACCCCAACCTCCTCGGCCTGGACGTGACCGCGGTGACAGCCGACCTGACCATGGCGCCCCACGCCCCGGCGCTGGCCTCGCTCATCCCGCTGCACGAGGCATCCCTGGCCGACGCCCACGACCAGGCCCGCCGTCTTGCCGCCGCCCTCGGCACCCCGAGTGCCGCCTGA
- a CDS encoding NAD(P)-dependent oxidoreductase — protein MTDLLVLGGSGRTGTHVLAQAAERGHRVRALVRNPGAVQAPDGVELIQGTPANIDDLRKAAQGTTAVISVLNNARASDNPWAKPISPPHFMSDAARDTLTVMGEQGIRRIVLTSTQGAGDDWDRLNPAVKAAIKLSNLKVSFADHDGVDRLVRASGADWTLARAVALTDKPASGPLKAAETGKTKPGPRINRADLAGFLLDAIEQATWIRKAPLVWNAKG, from the coding sequence ATGACTGACCTGCTCGTGCTCGGCGGCAGCGGCCGCACCGGAACGCACGTGCTCGCCCAAGCCGCCGAGCGTGGGCACCGTGTCCGCGCTCTGGTGCGCAACCCCGGCGCCGTCCAGGCCCCGGACGGCGTCGAGCTGATCCAGGGCACACCCGCCAACATCGACGACCTGCGCAAGGCCGCCCAAGGCACGACCGCGGTCATCAGCGTCCTGAACAACGCCCGGGCCTCCGACAACCCCTGGGCCAAGCCGATCAGCCCGCCGCACTTCATGAGCGACGCGGCCCGCGACACCTTGACCGTGATGGGCGAGCAGGGCATCCGCCGGATCGTCCTGACCTCCACCCAGGGCGCCGGAGACGATTGGGACCGGCTCAACCCCGCGGTCAAGGCCGCGATCAAGCTGTCCAACCTCAAGGTCAGCTTCGCCGACCACGACGGCGTCGACCGCCTGGTCCGAGCCTCCGGCGCCGACTGGACCCTCGCACGGGCCGTCGCACTGACCGACAAGCCCGCCAGCGGCCCGCTGAAGGCCGCCGAGACCGGCAAGACCAAGCCGGGGCCCCGGATCAACCGCGCCGATCTCGCCGGCTTCCTTCTCGATGCCATCGAGCAGGCCACCTGGATTCGCAAGGCGCCGTTGGTGTGGAACGCCAAGGGCTGA
- a CDS encoding SDR family oxidoreductase, whose amino-acid sequence MPKVIVIFGAGPGLGASVARRFAGEGFRVALVARRKDRLDALVDQLGGEGIEAAGFTADLSAPEEIPTVIESIRERFGRIDVIEYGPIPSVGFTPAARLEPATLIQDMPLLVLTPLAIVQAVLPEWTERGDGALLMTTGATAVHPMANASGVGPLMAAARNWLYSLNGELAESGVYAGTLSVAAFIGGSEAAKAAGASGAASEFPVVDPADLASLYWEMYTKRDRVEEVYPQA is encoded by the coding sequence ATGCCCAAAGTGATCGTGATCTTCGGTGCCGGCCCCGGCCTCGGCGCCTCCGTCGCCCGTCGATTCGCCGGCGAGGGCTTCCGCGTCGCTCTGGTGGCCCGGCGCAAGGACCGCCTCGACGCGCTGGTCGACCAGCTGGGCGGCGAGGGCATCGAGGCGGCAGGCTTCACCGCCGACCTGTCCGCGCCGGAGGAGATCCCCACGGTGATCGAGTCCATCCGCGAGCGGTTCGGCCGGATCGATGTCATCGAGTACGGCCCCATCCCCAGCGTTGGCTTCACCCCGGCCGCGCGGCTCGAACCGGCCACCCTGATCCAAGACATGCCGCTGCTCGTGCTCACCCCGCTGGCCATCGTCCAGGCCGTGCTGCCCGAGTGGACCGAGCGCGGCGACGGCGCCCTGCTGATGACCACCGGAGCGACCGCGGTCCACCCCATGGCCAACGCCAGCGGCGTCGGCCCGCTGATGGCCGCCGCCCGCAACTGGCTGTACTCCCTCAACGGCGAACTCGCCGAGTCCGGGGTCTACGCGGGCACCCTGTCGGTCGCCGCGTTCATCGGCGGTAGCGAGGCTGCGAAGGCTGCCGGGGCGTCGGGGGCCGCGAGCGAGTTCCCGGTCGTAGACCCGGCCGACCTCGCCTCGCTCTACTGGGAGATGTACACCAAGCGCGACCGGGTCGAGGAGGTCTACCCACAGGCGTAA
- a CDS encoding mobilization protein, which produces MIPKIITGKGSTRRLIAYLFGKGDANEHVDPHLLASWNDFAPDPGRSPHRDPKEVEKQLYTQLDQPVAMLGRRAPQTTVWHCPVRAAPEDPILSDAQWAEIARRIVAAAGIAPAGDNEACRWVAVRHADDHIHIAATLVRQDGRRPRRDYDIRAVQREARQIEIDYGLRRLKPGDGTAAKRPTSKEHFKAKRLGQDATAREILRRRVRRAMAAAPTETEFFAFLEASGVVVRSKTEPSGDVSGYSVSLPGDVNKQGEPIWYAGSTLSGDLSLPQIRKRLATTAPEAVAVRPGNPWHQATAATERIPHHLTHSGDGMAQGHLSALGGALDLLSLTAPAAARAELERAAAAFERATRSRIAADHASARALRRSVQAIWNDPVLHGDGTGLAMLIDAALTAVAYAVHWHRTRRHAQQEAAAEQALVHLQAAYAQVAEPVLVGLAHRSPGLQSKRRYARHLQQAVPEHAERILNDRAWDALATVLAEAEAAGHNASALLDQAVRQRTLDDARSPARALTWRIHRLGQRHAPGPQAQAANARHTVQRPAAPSLFPEAKGRQR; this is translated from the coding sequence GTGATACCGAAGATCATTACGGGCAAGGGCAGCACCCGCCGCCTGATCGCCTACCTCTTCGGCAAGGGCGACGCCAACGAGCACGTCGACCCCCACCTGCTCGCGTCCTGGAACGACTTCGCCCCCGACCCCGGCCGCAGCCCACACCGCGACCCCAAGGAGGTGGAGAAACAGCTCTACACCCAGCTCGACCAGCCGGTGGCCATGCTCGGCCGCCGAGCTCCCCAGACCACGGTCTGGCACTGCCCGGTCCGCGCCGCCCCCGAGGACCCCATCCTGTCCGACGCCCAGTGGGCGGAGATCGCCCGCCGGATCGTGGCCGCCGCCGGCATCGCCCCCGCCGGAGATAACGAAGCCTGCCGCTGGGTGGCCGTACGCCACGCCGACGACCACATCCACATAGCCGCCACCCTCGTCCGCCAAGACGGCCGCCGCCCCCGCCGGGACTACGACATCCGGGCCGTCCAACGCGAAGCCCGCCAGATCGAAATCGACTACGGGCTGAGGCGGTTGAAGCCCGGCGACGGCACCGCCGCCAAACGCCCCACCAGCAAGGAACACTTCAAGGCCAAGCGCCTGGGCCAGGACGCCACCGCCCGCGAGATCCTGCGCCGACGCGTCCGCCGCGCCATGGCCGCCGCCCCTACGGAGACCGAGTTCTTCGCCTTCCTAGAGGCGTCCGGCGTGGTGGTGCGGTCGAAGACAGAGCCGTCGGGAGATGTGTCCGGCTATAGCGTCAGCCTGCCCGGCGACGTCAACAAGCAGGGCGAACCCATCTGGTACGCCGGTTCCACTCTCTCCGGCGACCTCTCCCTGCCCCAGATCCGCAAGCGCCTCGCAACGACCGCTCCTGAAGCGGTCGCCGTCCGACCGGGCAACCCGTGGCACCAGGCCACCGCCGCCACCGAACGCATCCCCCACCACCTCACCCACAGCGGCGACGGCATGGCCCAGGGACACCTTTCAGCGCTCGGCGGAGCGCTCGACCTGCTCTCCCTCACCGCCCCGGCCGCAGCACGGGCCGAGCTGGAACGAGCCGCCGCGGCTTTCGAGCGGGCCACTCGCTCCCGCATCGCCGCCGACCACGCCAGTGCCCGTGCCCTGCGCCGCAGCGTCCAGGCGATCTGGAACGACCCCGTACTCCACGGCGACGGCACAGGACTGGCGATGCTGATCGACGCCGCGCTCACCGCCGTCGCCTACGCCGTGCACTGGCACCGCACCCGCCGGCACGCCCAGCAGGAGGCCGCAGCAGAACAGGCCCTGGTCCATCTGCAAGCGGCGTACGCGCAGGTCGCGGAACCCGTCTTGGTGGGGCTGGCCCACCGCTCACCGGGTTTGCAGAGCAAGCGCCGCTATGCCCGCCACCTCCAGCAGGCGGTTCCCGAGCACGCCGAGCGCATCCTCAACGACCGTGCCTGGGATGCCCTGGCCACTGTGCTCGCTGAAGCGGAGGCGGCAGGCCACAATGCCTCCGCCCTCCTCGACCAGGCCGTCCGCCAACGCACGTTGGACGACGCCCGCAGCCCCGCCCGCGCCCTGACCTGGCGCATCCATCGCCTCGGCCAGCGCCACGCACCCGGCCCACAGGCACAGGCAGCCAACGCCCGCCACACCGTGCAGCGCCCGGCCGCGCCCTCGCTCTTTCCGGAGGCCAAGGGACGACAGCGCTGA
- a CDS encoding plasmid mobilization relaxosome protein MobC, giving the protein MAEAPGAEGAPGAVGPGVPTDTGDTRPSPHAAQTPTPQRRLRQPRLRERRVHPRYSDSEFTDLAHAAALSRMQIGGYVAEASLAAARAEDPTAAIADYRATVKALMAANRQLGMIGNNLNQLTWHLNKDDAWPEPDAVHRLLARVEASIDDVDTAVAQVTEGRQGR; this is encoded by the coding sequence GTGGCGGAGGCACCCGGCGCCGAGGGGGCGCCGGGTGCGGTCGGCCCGGGGGTGCCGACCGATACGGGAGACACCAGACCGTCGCCCCACGCCGCACAGACGCCGACGCCGCAGCGCCGTCTGCGTCAGCCGCGCCTGCGTGAGCGCCGCGTCCACCCCCGTTACAGCGACAGCGAGTTCACCGACCTCGCCCACGCCGCCGCGCTCAGCCGTATGCAGATCGGCGGATACGTCGCCGAGGCGTCGCTCGCCGCAGCCCGCGCCGAGGACCCCACCGCCGCGATCGCCGACTACCGCGCCACGGTGAAGGCACTGATGGCCGCCAACCGCCAGCTGGGCATGATTGGCAACAATCTCAACCAGCTCACCTGGCACCTGAACAAGGACGACGCCTGGCCCGAGCCGGACGCCGTCCACCGGCTCCTGGCCCGTGTCGAAGCGTCGATCGACGACGTGGACACTGCCGTCGCCCAGGTCACCGAGGGAAGGCAGGGCCGGTGA
- a CDS encoding helix-turn-helix domain-containing protein — protein MSYDAREWVWDHSRSKGTARMVLALIADRCRDRRCVAYASVPTLMKRANASRTAVRDALAKLIASGELVQLPDRKGPRGETYYVLPVAARFLADQAEEGDQNAAPRGDRIPALWGPESDPAEHVEGETDSDPGERNPAPRGYGNRPGGGSDSDPQNRREPKVNGKSSSSSAPLISALEWQIDDDARAWLQHHGHLDRLGEHALHAADGKWRAYRTPWAPRTAAAWATDWRAWIAREHTPAPGRPTLYALPGGTHRTHTAATGMTRSEAHMAALLAALDEPTGTEYPALGPT, from the coding sequence ATGAGCTACGACGCCCGCGAATGGGTGTGGGACCACAGCCGCAGCAAGGGAACCGCCCGTATGGTCCTCGCCCTGATCGCCGACCGGTGCCGTGACCGGCGCTGCGTCGCGTACGCGTCCGTGCCCACCCTCATGAAGCGCGCCAACGCCTCCCGCACCGCCGTACGCGACGCCCTGGCCAAGTTGATCGCCAGCGGCGAGCTGGTGCAGCTCCCCGACCGCAAGGGGCCACGGGGAGAGACGTACTACGTCCTCCCGGTCGCCGCCCGATTCCTCGCCGATCAGGCCGAGGAGGGGGACCAGAATGCGGCCCCGCGGGGGGATCGGATTCCGGCCCTCTGGGGGCCGGAATCCGACCCTGCCGAGCATGTCGAGGGGGAAACGGATTCCGACCCCGGGGAACGGAATCCGGCCCCCAGGGGGTACGGAAACCGACCCGGTGGGGGTTCGGATTCCGACCCCCAGAACAGAAGAGAACCGAAGGTGAACGGTAAGAGCAGCAGCAGCTCTGCCCCACTCATCTCCGCGCTCGAATGGCAGATCGACGACGATGCCCGTGCCTGGCTCCAGCACCACGGCCACCTTGACCGACTCGGCGAGCACGCCCTGCACGCCGCCGACGGGAAGTGGCGCGCCTACCGGACTCCGTGGGCGCCCCGCACCGCCGCCGCGTGGGCCACCGACTGGCGCGCGTGGATCGCCCGGGAACACACCCCCGCCCCTGGCCGCCCCACCCTCTACGCCCTACCCGGCGGCACCCACCGCACCCACACCGCAGCCACCGGCATGACGCGCTCCGAAGCGCACATGGCCGCCCTGCTCGCCGCCCTCGACGAACCGACCGGAACGGAGTATCCCGCCCTTGGACCGACGTGA
- a CDS encoding helix-turn-helix domain-containing protein gives MAARSLEIGPAGIRAARTIEILRTERGLAQRELAARVTALGRPMTNTMLSRIERAQRRCDIDDLVALAQALRVPPLTLLHGIRAA, from the coding sequence ATGGCAGCACGATCCCTGGAAATCGGACCGGCCGGAATACGGGCCGCTCGGACCATCGAAATCCTCCGCACCGAACGCGGCCTCGCCCAGCGCGAGCTCGCCGCCCGCGTCACCGCCCTCGGCCGTCCGATGACCAACACGATGCTGTCCCGCATCGAACGTGCCCAACGCCGCTGCGACATCGACGACCTCGTCGCCCTCGCCCAGGCTCTTCGGGTCCCGCCCCTGACCCTCCTCCACGGCATCCGCGCCGCGTAG
- a CDS encoding helix-turn-helix domain-containing protein → MADRLLTVAEAGDMLGTGERFVRRLIAERRIRYVKLGRPVRIPESAITEYVEARTVEPVRRIRARYGKAA, encoded by the coding sequence ATGGCTGACCGCCTCCTGACCGTGGCCGAGGCCGGCGACATGCTCGGCACGGGCGAGCGCTTCGTCCGCCGCTTGATCGCCGAGCGCCGCATCCGCTACGTGAAGCTCGGCCGCCCGGTACGCATCCCCGAGAGCGCGATCACCGAGTACGTCGAGGCGCGCACCGTCGAGCCAGTCCGCCGCATCCGTGCCCGCTACGGCAAGGCGGCCTGA
- a CDS encoding site-specific integrase gives MAARKPQRRREFGTVRKLASGRWQARYLGPDGQRHKAPETFETKSDAQDWLNLVRADIERSTWRDPDAGAVNFEKYALRWLEERGLAPTTVDRYDGLLRLHILPTFGGKNLDEITPPSVRTWRADRLKATGATTVAKSYRLLKAILQTAVDDDMLRSNPCRIKGAGKEEADERPTAAIEQVFDLADAMGPRWRLMVLLGAFASLRPEELAELRRHSVDLDECSLRVTQASPELTNGRRVTGDPKTRAGKRTVYLPDFLLPELRRHLQWFAEKGPDGLLFIGEKGAPFRRSTFGRKWRKARTRVGMPDNFRFYDLRHTGNTLAADTGAKLKDLMVRAGQSSERAQLIYQHSTVKHQRRLAQGIDAEVRQQLRSPDAEGQHAEEA, from the coding sequence ATGGCGGCACGCAAGCCGCAGCGGCGGCGCGAGTTCGGCACGGTACGCAAGCTCGCCTCCGGCCGATGGCAGGCCCGCTACCTCGGACCGGACGGCCAACGGCACAAAGCACCGGAGACGTTCGAGACCAAGTCTGACGCCCAGGACTGGCTCAACCTCGTCCGCGCGGACATCGAGCGCAGCACATGGCGTGACCCGGACGCCGGCGCGGTCAACTTCGAGAAGTACGCACTCCGTTGGCTGGAGGAACGCGGCCTGGCTCCCACCACCGTCGACCGCTACGACGGGCTTCTCCGTCTCCACATCCTGCCGACCTTCGGCGGCAAGAACCTGGACGAGATCACCCCGCCCTCCGTCCGCACATGGCGAGCCGACCGCCTGAAGGCGACTGGCGCCACCACGGTCGCCAAGTCGTACCGGCTGCTGAAAGCCATCCTGCAGACGGCGGTCGACGACGACATGCTCCGCAGCAACCCATGCCGCATCAAGGGCGCAGGCAAGGAGGAGGCCGACGAACGTCCCACCGCCGCCATCGAGCAGGTCTTCGACCTCGCCGATGCCATGGGCCCACGCTGGCGTCTGATGGTCCTGCTCGGAGCCTTCGCCTCCCTCCGCCCGGAGGAACTGGCCGAACTCCGCCGTCACAGTGTCGATCTCGACGAATGCTCCCTGCGTGTGACACAGGCTTCGCCGGAGCTGACCAACGGCAGGCGCGTTACCGGTGACCCCAAGACCCGGGCGGGCAAGCGCACCGTCTACCTGCCGGACTTCCTGCTCCCGGAACTGCGTCGCCACCTGCAGTGGTTCGCCGAGAAGGGACCGGACGGCCTCCTCTTCATCGGCGAGAAGGGCGCTCCCTTCCGCCGCTCGACCTTCGGCCGCAAATGGCGCAAGGCGAGGACCAGGGTCGGCATGCCGGACAACTTCCGCTTCTACGACCTGCGCCACACCGGCAACACCTTGGCCGCCGACACCGGCGCCAAGCTGAAGGACCTCATGGTCCGCGCCGGCCAGTCCTCGGAGCGGGCCCAGCTGATCTATCAGCACTCGACGGTGAAGCACCAGCGGAGGCTGGCACAAGGCATCGACGCCGAGGTACGGCAGCAGTTGCGAAGCCCTGACGCTGAGGGGCAGCACGCCGAGGAAGCGTGA